In Stomoxys calcitrans chromosome 2, idStoCalc2.1, whole genome shotgun sequence, the following proteins share a genomic window:
- the LOC106085884 gene encoding BUD13 homolog has product MSSHSATKIDQKEYLKRYLSGDKVKKKKKDKKSKKSKDSAAATVKIIDDDLVDAENGLKIDEELLLTGEDAPQIVGEYTEDIHNAVKNVPKWKSIVIKDEPEDENGSRGGSSALKEEDLWGRKASEIRIKQEVNIKREKKSPDNSPPRKKEKKKQSKRSPSNSPPSKRNKSPSPRGRRKSSESPRRSKRSSSSDPSPPRRSRKQKSPETKSRRHERSMDNSPPRGNPRNRRSPVQSPARTSRKTPNQSPPRTSRRSPDQSPPRRRRKSLDQSPPRQRRNSDSSSPRRARKSPRQSPPRRRRRNSSSDNSPPRRKRRDSDQSPPRKGGKRSADNSPIRRRRDSDQSPPRKGGKRSPDNSPPRRRRDSDQSPPRKSRRSPTPPRKRRDSDQSPPRKGRRSPDNSPPRRRKDYDQSPARSRKDKMSPVRKPRRNSSDQSPPRRKDIVNRETSPPQRSIKREKMSPPSPSPTPQRKSRWEKTSSDSPPPTHKPKTTKTLDGKKAGLQDAQALKTESNARRQKEDALFEKMSTEISGRDAEIRVRKTGREGRRAREAREEDPEERRRKEENDKKRKEHYERLGKGLKQLEDYKNRKAEMEYEASKPLARLANDEDLERYLKEQERAEDPMLEYMRQKRKEKEKQSNEPKKPIYEGPYPENRFGIRPGYRWDGVDRSNGYEKKWFDKQNERRARQDEAYQYSVEDM; this is encoded by the coding sequence ATGTCTTCACATTCAGCAACCAAAATTGATCAAAAAGAATATCTTAAACGTTACCTGTCCGGTGATAAGgtcaagaaaaagaagaaagatAAGAAAAGTAAAAAGTCCAAAGACTCGGCGGCGGCTACGGTTAAAATAATAGACGATGATTTGGTGGATGCTGAAAATGGTCTAAAAATTGACGAGGAACTATTGCTGACTGGTGAAGATGCTCCCCAAATTGTTGGCGAATACACGGAGGACATACACAATGCTGTAAAAAATGTACCCAAATGGAAAAGCATAGTCATAAAAGATGAACCAGAAGATGAAAATGGCAGTAGAGGTGGTTCATCCGCCTTGAAGGAAGAAGACTTATGGGGTCGCAAGGCCTCTGAGATTAGAATAAAACAGGAGGTCAACATTAAAAGGGAAAAGAAATCGCCGGACAATTCACCACCCAGaaagaaagagaagaaaaaacagTCCAAACGTAGTCCAAGCAATTCACCACCAAGCAAAAGAAACAAATCACCATCGCCAAGGGGAAGAAGAAAATCATCGGAGTCGCCCAGAAGAAGCAAACGTAGCTCGTCATCAGATCCATCGCCACCAAGAAGGTCACGTAAGCAGAAATCGCCTGAAACTAAATCCAGGCGACATGAACGTTCGATGGATAATAGTCCTCCTAGAGGTAACCCAAGAAATCGCAGGTCGCCAGTTCAATCACCAGCAAGAACAAGTCGCAAAACACCAAACCAATCTCCCCCAAGAACAAGCCGTAGATCACCAGACCAATCACCTCCAAGAAGAAGACGCAAATCTTTAGATCAATCACCGCCAAGACAAAGAAGAAATTCTGATAGTTCATCTCCTAGAAGAGCAAGAAAATCACCTAGGCAATCACCaccaagaagaagaaggagaaaTAGTTCCTCAGATAATTCCCCACCACGTAGAAAAAGAAGAGATTCTGATCAATCACCTCCACGAAAAGGCGGCAAAAGGTCAGCTGACAATTCTCCAATACGCAGAAGAAGGGACTCTGATCAATCACCTCCAAGAAAAGGTGGCAAGAGATCACCAGATAATTCTCCACCACGCAGAAGAAGGGACTCTGATCAATCACCTCCAAGAAAAAGTAGAAGGTCACCTACCCCTCCGCGCAAGAGAAGAGATTCTGATCAATCACCTCCCAGAAAAGGTAGAAGATCCCCAGATAATTCCCCACCACGCAGAAGAAAAGACTATGATCAATCACCAGCTAGAAGCCGCAAGGACAAAATGTCACCCGTCAGAAAACCTAGAAGAAATTCTTCTGATCAATCTCCACCCAGGCGAAAAGACATAGTAAACAGAGAAACATCACCACCACAGCGTTccataaaaagagaaaaaatgtcTCCCCCTTCACCTTCACCAACACCACAAAGAAAATCTCGCTGGGAAAAAACCTCCAGTGATTCACCACCACCCACCCATAAGCCTAAAACCACCAAAACACTGGATGGCAAAAAGGCCGGCCTACAAGATGCCCAGGCTCTTAAAACCGAAAGCAATGCTCGACGCCAAAAGGAGGATGCTCTATTTGAGAAAATGTCCACTGAAATATCTGGACGTGATGCTGAAATTCGGGTGCGCAAAACTGGCAGGGAGGGCCGCAGAGCTCGTGAGGCACGCGAAGAAGATCCCGAGGAAAGAAGACGCAAAGAGGAAAATGATAAGAAACGCAAAGAGCATTACGAACGTTTGGGCAAGGGCCTCAAACAGCTGGAAGACTATAAGAATCGTAAAGCCGAAATGGAATATGAAGCCAGTAAACCTTTGGCCCGTCTTGCCAACGATGAAGATCTTGAGCGTTATCTGAAGGAACAGGAGCGAGCAGAAGATCCCATGCTGGAGTATATGCGACAAAAACGTAAAGAAAAGGAAAAGCAATCGAATGAACCCAAAAAGCCCATCTATGAGGGACCCTACCCGGAAAATCGTTTTGGCATACGACCTGGCTATCGATGGGATGGTGTGGATCGTTCCAATGGCTACGAAAAGAAATGGTTTGATAAACAAAACGAACGAAGAGCTAGACAAGATGAAGCCTATCAGTATAGTGTTGAAGATATGTAA